The following are encoded together in the Salvia hispanica cultivar TCC Black 2014 chromosome 6, UniMelb_Shisp_WGS_1.0, whole genome shotgun sequence genome:
- the LOC125196253 gene encoding stem-specific protein TSJT1, translating to MLAVFNKSVAKSPDALQQTPENGAVSALKDGFLAAHFSSTHPGSFLINLASSGVIAYSSARQNPLLPRLFAVVDDMFCLFEGHIENIAVLKQQYGLNKTANEVSIVIEAYRTLRDRGPYPAEHVVRGIEGRFAFILFDATSQSTFIAADVDGSVPFFWGTDAEGHLVVSTDADIVKQGCGKSFSPFPKGCFFTSSGGLRSYEHPNELKAVPRVDSSGEVCGMTFKVDEGSRKEKSTMPRVGSDANWSKHY from the exons atgctGGCCGTGTTTAACAAATCGGTTGCGAAAAGCCCAGATGCACTGCAGCAGACTCCGGAAAACGGCGCCGTTTCTGCCCTCAAAGACGGATTCTTGGCAGCCCATTTCTCGTCCACGCACCCTGGCTCCTTCCTCATCAATCTCGCCTCTTCCGGTGTCATTGCCTACTCCTCTGCCCGACAAAACCCCCTTCTTCCTAG ACTTTTTGCAGTTGTGGATGATATGTTCTGCTTGTTCGAAGGCCATATTGAAAACATTGCAGTTCTTAAGCAGCAGTATGGCTTGAACAAGACAGCTAATGAAGTGAGCATTGTGATTGAGGCTTACAGGACTCTAAGGGATAGGGGTCCTTATCCTGCTGAGCACGTTGTGAGGGGCATCGAGGGGAGGTTTGCATTCATTCTGTTCGATGCTACTTCACAATCCACGTTTATTGCTGCC GATGTAGACGGGAGTGTGCCCTTCTTTTGGGGAACTGATGCTGAAGGTCACCTTGTTGTTTCTACTGACGCTGATATTGTGAAGCAAGGCTGTGGCAAGTCTTTTTCCCCGTTTCCCAAAG GATGCTTTTTCACATCGTCTGGAGGTCTACGGAGCTATGAGCATCCAAATGAGTTGAAGGCTGTTCCAAGAGTGGACAGTTCAGGGGAGGTTTGTGGTATGACATTCAAGGTAGATGAAGGTTCACGCAAAGAAAAATCCACAATGCCTAGGGTTGGAAGCGACGCAAATTGGTCCAAGCACTATTGA
- the LOC125192134 gene encoding uncharacterized protein LOC125192134 produces MIVTPSNSCLALFPTSMSAVIKLLLLLQNPATTNQAALLIPARGLTVEGARARRRPCSLTRVSVTRAMTTCSIPLLSHATKNVQLEGTARIRETARRTHRIRALGKAPVKLLTALQALSPAVG; encoded by the exons ATGATAGTAACTCCTTCAAATTCCTGCCTTGCGTTGTTCCCTACT TCAATGTCAGCGGTGATAAAGCTCCTGCTCCTGCTCCAGAACCCAGCCACAACAAATCAAGCAGCTTTATTGATC CCTGCTCGTGGACTAACTGTGGAGGGGGCACGTGCAAGAAGACGTCCATGCTCACTCACACGTGTGAGTGTAACGAGGGCTATGACAACTTGTTCAATTCCACTGCTTTCCCATGCTACAAAAAAC GTGCAATTGGAGGGGACAGCCCGGATCCGGGAAACAGCACGACGAACTCATCGGATTCGAGCCCTGGGCAAAGCTCCAGTGAAGTTGCTGACAGCG CTTCAAGCTTTATCACCTGCAGTTGGTTGA
- the LOC125196609 gene encoding chlorophyllase-2, translating to MSPSTTIPSTNVFEIGNYTTTLIKAEPNVCNRNKNRNNSPPKPVLICSPIEEGVFPVLLFLHGYLLYNSFYSLLLQHIASHGFIVVAPQLYLIAGSDANGEIKTTAEITNWLALGLGQVLPPEVKADLGKLGLAGHSRGGKVAFAFALTKSTSLKFSALIGIDPVDGSDVGKQTPPPVLTYVPHSFDLDGTAVLVVGAGLGEVPRNPLFPPCAPKGVNHKYFYSECCKPAYYCVAKDYGHLDMLDDDTKGIRGRPTYCVCKNGESRGPMRIFVGGILVAFLKAYLEDDESELVAIREGYDEKVPIQLSTFEFQV from the exons ATGAGTCCTTCAACTACTATTCCTTCCACAAATGTTTTTGAGATTGGAAATTACACCACTACATTAATAAAAGCTGAGCCAAACGTATGCAATAGAAATAAGAATAGAAATAATAGCCCTCCAAAACCAGTGTTGATATGCAGCCCCATAGAAGAAGGTGTTTTCCCAGTGTTATTGTTCCTTCATGGCTATCTTCTCTACAACTCTTTCTACTCTCTCCTTCTCCAACACATAGCATCCCATGGTTTCATCGTCGTTGCACCGCAG TTGTACTTGATAGCAGGATCAGATGCAAATGGAGAAATTAAGACAACTGCAGAAATAACCAATTGgttggccctaggattaggGCAAGTTCTACCACCAGAAGTGAAGGCAGATTTGGGTAAATTAGGACTAGCTGGACATAGTCGAGGAGGAAAAGTTGCATTCGCATTTGCTCTAACAAAATCAACTTCCCTAAAGTTCTCAGCCCTAATTGGCATTGACCCGGTCGATGGAAGCGACGTTGGGAAGCAAACTCCCCCACCCGTCCTCACCTACGTCCCGCATTCCTTTGATCTGGATGGCACTGCGGTGCTAGTGGTGGGGGCGGGACTGGGGGAGGTGCCGCGGAATCCGCTTTTTCCGCCGTGTGCTCCAAAAGGAGTGAATCACAAATACTTCTACAGTGAGTGTTGCAAGCCAGCTTACTACTGCGTGGCCAAGGACTACGGCCACCTTGACATGCTCGACGATGATACTAAAGGGATACGGGGCAGGCCGACATATTGTGTGTGCAAGAATGGGGAGTCTAGGGGCCCAATGAGGATATTTGTTGGGGGCATTTTGGTGGCATTTTTGAAAGCATATTTGGAAGATGATGAGAGCGAACTTGTTGCAATAAGAGAAGGGTATGATGAAAAGGTTCCTATTCAGCTTTCAACATTCGAATTTCAAGTCTAG
- the LOC125196613 gene encoding EPIDERMAL PATTERNING FACTOR-like protein 4 — MAIFRRRQLVLSFATLALFALLSSVSALGFNPARQLSERAVMERRRLGGLGSSPPSCRSKCGSCAPCKAVHVSIQPGIRMPLEYYPEAWRCNCGNNLFMP, encoded by the exons ATGGCCATATTCCGCCGCCGGCAGCTAGTCCTCTCCTTCGCCACCCTTGCTCTTTTTGCCCTTCTCTCCTCCGTTTCAGCTCTAGGCTTCAACCCAGCTCGCCaattaa GTGAGAGGGCGGTGATGGAGCGGCGGCGGCTAGGAGGACTGGGATCGTCACCGCCGTCGTGCAGATCGAAATGCGGGAGTTGTGCACCGTGCAAGGCGGTGCACGTGTCGATTCAGCCGGGGATAAGGATGCCGTTGGAGTACTATCCAGAGGCGTGGAGATGCAACTGTGGAAACAACCTTTTCATGCCTtag